From the Manihot esculenta cultivar AM560-2 chromosome 3, M.esculenta_v8, whole genome shotgun sequence genome, one window contains:
- the LOC110611289 gene encoding 28 kDa heat- and acid-stable phosphoprotein has translation MGRGKFKGKPTGHRHFSTPEELIAGTSTRPRTFKQEQEEVGKEVEDESEEEVEEESEKRKGAQGLIEIENPNLVKPKNLKARDVDIGKTTELSRREREEIEKQKAHERYMRLQEQGKTEQSKKDLERLALIRQQRAEAAKKREEEKAAKEQKKSEARK, from the exons ATGGGAAGAGGAAAGTTCAAGGGCAAGCCCACCGGCCATCGCCACTTCTCCACCCCTGAAGAACTCA TTGCAGGTACCTCAACTCGTCCGCGTACTTTTAAACAG GAACAGGAAGAAGTTGGAAAGGAGGTAGAAGATGAGTCTGAAGAGGAAGTTGAAGAAGAATCTGAG AAGCGCAAAGGTGCCCAGGGACTTATTGAGATTGAGAACCCTAATTTAGTAAAACcaaagaatttgaaggctagagATGTTGAT ATTGGAAAAACAACTGAACTCTCAAGGCGTGAAAG AGAGGAGATTGAAAAACAAAAAGCTCATGAACGATATATGAGGCTGCAGGAACAAGGAAAAACTGAACAATCAAAGAAAGATTTAG AGCGCTTGGCCCTAATAAGACAACAGAGAGCAGAAGCTgccaagaaaagagaagaagagaaggctG CCAAAGAACAGAAAAAATCTGAAGCTCGCAAGTAA
- the LOC110611287 gene encoding RNA exonuclease 4: MEKQQQKKKNPKQQQLPLNPNWAQLKQTLKNHGSRPSRPSNSSISEAQKSILGKRKERPNEESDESQLNPLTPTNDDCSLTDVIAIDCEMVGIGQGNRSALGRVTLVNQWGNVIYDEFVRPIERVVDFRTKISGIRPQHLRKAKDFTTVQKKVAEIIKGRVLVGHALSNDLKALLLSHPKKDARDTSEYQPFLKERRRKALRHLAAEFLGAKIQNGEHCPIEDARAAMLLYQKNKKQWEKGMKDQMRLKQKQKKRKHKKKPKVTPGVNNVATAS, encoded by the exons ATGGAAAAGCAGCAACAGAAGAAGAAAAACCCTAAGCAGCAGCAGTTACCGCTCAATCCCAACTGGGCGCAGCTCAAACaa ACGCTTAAAAACCATGGCTCTAGGCCTTCAAGACCCTCAAATAGTTCAATCTCGGAAGCCCAAAAATCTATATTAG GGAAGCGAAAAGAGAGACCCAATGAAGAATCTGATGAGTCTCAGCTAAATCCTCTCACTCCAACTAATGATGATTGCAG TCTGACAGATGTGATAGCCATCGATTGTGAAATGGTTGGCATTGGTCAAGGAAACAGAAGCGCTCTTGGACGAGTAACACTG GTAAATCAGTGGGGAAATGTTATATATGATGAGTTTGTTCGCCCAATAGAACGTGTTGTTGACTTCCGTACAAAAATTAGTGGCATTCGACCCCAGCACTTGAGGAAAG CAAAGGATTTCACAACTGTTCAGAAGAAAGTTGCAGAGATTATTAAAGGAAGAGTTCTTGTGGGCCATGCCTTGTCCAATGACCTTAAG GCATTGCTATTGAGTCATCCCAAAAAGGACGCGCGGGATACTTCAGAGTATCAACCTTTTCTCAA GGAGCGACGCAGAAAGGCCCTTCGGCATCTTGCAGCTGAATTTCTTGGTGCAAAAATACAGAATGGAGAGCACTGCCCG ATAGAAGATGCTAGAGCAGCAATGCTGCTATAccagaaaaacaaaaaacaatgGGAGAAGGGAATGAAAGATCAAATGAGACTGAAACAAAAACAGAAGAAGCGCAAGCACAAAAAGAAACCAAAAGTCACCCCGGGAGTTAACAATGTTGCTACTGCATCATAG
- the LOC110611290 gene encoding transcription elongation factor 1 homolog encodes MGKRKSRAKPPPKKRMDKLDTVFSCPFCNHGTSVECRIDMKNLIGEAICGICQESFSTTITALTEPIDIYSEWIDECERVNNLEDDGAYRAD; translated from the exons ATGGGAAAAAGGAAATCAAGGGCAAAGCCTCCACCTAAGAAGCGAATGGACAAGCTTGACACTGTATTTAGTTGTCCTTTCTGCAATCATGGGACGAGTGTTGAATGTCGCAT TGATATGAAGAACTTGATTGGTGAGGCTATATGTGGGATTTGCCAAGAGAGCTTTAGCACTACCATCACAG CTTTAACAGAGCCCATAGACAT ATATAGCGAATGGATTGATGAATGTGAAAGGGTGAACAACCTTGAAGATGATGGTGCTTACAGAGCTGATTAG
- the LOC110610592 gene encoding UDP-glycosyltransferase 79B6 — translation MSHPKKSNFHLIMFPWFAFGHMTPFLHLSNKLAEKGCSSTFLLPNKAIQQLQHLNLYPHLITFHPLTVPHVDGLPPGTQTASDIPIQFVHLLAAAMDRTRDQVERVVRDTKPKLIIYDVAHWVPEITKAFGIKAINYSVVSAAAIAIVLVPARNVPKDRPITEAELLVPPTGYPSSAIVFRGHEVRSLLFVSQPFGEGITFHERISKAMKESDALAMRTCDETEGKFCEYIGSQYGKRVFLTGPVLPEPPKIPLEDRWVKWLSGFQPGSVVFCAFGSQIVLEKNQFQELVLGLELTGLPFLVALKPPVGTSTVEEALPEAFEERVRGRGVVWGGWVQQLKVLEHPSVGCFVSHCGFGSMWEALMSDCQIVLVPHLGDQILNTRFMAEELQVAVEVVREESGWFSKENVSKSIKSVMDKGSETSLRLKENHRKWRDMLVNNGFMTGYVDKFIQSMHELVN, via the coding sequence ATGAGTCACCCCAAGAAGTCCAATTTTCATCTAATCATGTTCCCGTGGTTTGCTTTTGGCCACATGACTCCATTCCTCCACCTTTCTAACAAGCTTGCAGAGAAAGGTTGCTCCTCCACCTTCTTGCTTCCCAACAAAGCTATACAACAACTACAACACTTGAATCTTTATCCTCATCTCATCACCTTCCACCCTCTCACCGTCCCTCACGTCGACGGTCTCCCTCCCGGCACCCAGACCGCTTCTGACATACCCATCCAATTCGTTCATTTGCTTGCTGCAGCTATGGATCGTACTCGCGACCAAGTCGAAAGGGTAGTACGTGACACCAAGCCTAAGTTGATTATTTATGATGTAGCCCATTGGGTGCCGGAGATAACCAAAGCGTTTGGCATTAAGGCCATTAACTACTCTGTAGTTTCGGCTGCAGCCATTGCAATAGTGTTAGTTCCTGCACGTAATGTGCCTAAAGACAGACCCATTACCGAGGCTGAGTTGTTAGTGCCACCCACCGGGTATCCTTCGTCGGCTATTGTTTTTCGTGGCCATGAAGTGCGCTCATTGTTATTTGTATCTCAGCCTTTCGGTGAGGGAATAACGTTTCACGAGAGGATCTCCAAAGCAATGAAAGAAAGTGATGCTTTAGCTATGAGAACTTGCGATGAAACCGAAGGAAAATTTTGTGAATACATTGGGAGTCAATATGGAAAGCGGGTGTTTCTAACCGGACCTGTGTTGCCGGAGCCGCCTAAAATACCACTAGAGGATCGGTGGGTTAAATGGCTAAGTGGGTTTCAACCAGGTTCAGTAGTTTTCTGTGCATTTGGAAGTCAAATTGTTCTAGAGAAAAATCAGTTTCAAGAACTGGTTCTAGGGCTTGAATTAACAGGTTTGCCCTTTTTAGTGGCCTTAAAGCCACCGGTGGGTACCTCGACGGTGGAAGAAGCACTGCCGGAAGCCTTCGAAGAGAGAGTTAGAGGTAGAGGAGTGGTTTGGGGCGGATGGGTACAGCAGTTAAAGGTCCTAGAGCACCCATCAGTAGGATGTTTTGTGAGCCATTGTGGGTTCGGATCAATGTGGGAAGCTTTGATGAGTGATTGTCAAATAGTATTGGTGCCACATTTGGGTGACCAAATCTTGAACACAAGGTTCATGGCTGAAGAGTTGCAGGTGGCGGTGGAGGTGGTGAGAGAGGAGAGTGGGTGGTTTTCCAAGGAGAACGTAAGCAAATCCATAAAGTCTGTGATGGATAAAGGCAGTGAAACGAGTTTAAGGCTGAAGGAGAATCACAGAAAATGGAGGGATATGCTGGTAAACAATGGGTTTATGACTGGTTATGTTGATAAATTTATACAAAGTATGCATGAACTTGTTAACTAA
- the LOC110612454 gene encoding uncharacterized protein LOC110612454 codes for MSYIHMGALPHMSPQVNPPYAVQQLPVKCQNIKENKSQPPTLPCVSFSVGIFLSTCSRLIIGSAKKQLMDCFDNDPFEPLASREEKVDGVHQLLEEGWFFGKLLTRKPRKSSLMQRCYSDLSPNYDQAILVENSPCLDKSSSKKVVGKLTRAPSLPPCIGRREEKIEDIKLTCRQQPIKSIACKEGIQENRRSKGITGQPSKPTLLRTPSLPASMGRDEEGEEDDSDITMSRLIRLAMPPRQTPKGITQSSSIPRCRPPRNWKLETIDTVKGSLKETRNQGSSNQRTMQRSLSNLESREVQGFKDLGFPGLQGKKTQNRYHQDQDVVRRSPYPSKAWHVPMQGCAPPAPIWAAKGSAQEMKAQLKCWARAVASNVR; via the exons ATGAGCTATATCCACATGGGTGCTCTGCCCCACATGAGTCCCCAAGTCAATCCCCCATATGCTGTGCAGCAGCTTCCAGTAAAATGCCAGAATATAAAGGAAAACAAATCACAACCACCAACTCTCCCATGTGTTTCTTTCTCTGTGGGTATTTTTCTTTCCACTTGTAGTAGATTGATCATAGGTTCAGCCAAAAAACAGCTGATGGATTGTTTTGATAATGACCCTTTTGAGCCCTTAGCCAGTAGGGAAGAAAAGGTGGATGGTGTTCATCAGCTTTTAGAGGAGGGTTGGTTCTTTGGGAAATTGCTTACCAGAAAACCAAGAAAATCATCATTAATGCAGAGGTGttactctgatctttctccaaACTATGATCAAGCAATTTTAGTAGAGAATAGTCCCTGTTTAGACAAATCTTCATCAAAGAAAGTTGTAGGTAAGTTGACTCGTGCACCATCCTTGCCACCTTGTATAGGCAGGAGAGAAGAGAAAATTGAAGATATAAAACTCACCTGCAGACAACAACCCATTAAATCAATTGCTTGTAAAGAAGGTATTCAAGAGAATAGGAGGAGCAAAGGGATCACAGGGCAACCATCAAAACCCACGTTACTTAGAACACCATCTCTACCGGCTAGTATGGGGAGGgatgaagaaggagaagaagacgaCAGTGATATTACAATGAGCAGATTGATTCGCCTAGCAATGCCTCCTCGTCAAACTCCAAAG GGCATAACACAAAGTTCCAGCATACCAAGGTGCAGGCCACCAAGAAACTGGAAGCTGGAAACCATAGATACAGTTAAAGGGAGCCTAAAGGAAACAAGGAATCAAGGATCCTCTAATCAAAGAACTATGCAGAGAAGCCTAAGTAATCTGGAATCTCGAGAAGTACAAGGATTCAAGGACTTGGGATTCCCCGGTTTGCAAGGAAAGAAAACACAAAACCGATATCATCAAGACCAAGATGTAGTGAGGAGGAGTCCTTATCCTTCCAAGGCATGGCATGTGCCAATGCAAGGCTGTGCACCTCCAGCTCCCATTTGGGCTGCCAAAGGTTCTGCACAAGAAATGAAGGCGCAACTCAAGTGTTGGGCCAGAGCAGTGGCCTCTAATGTGCGCTAA